Proteins encoded within one genomic window of Paramisgurnus dabryanus chromosome 13, PD_genome_1.1, whole genome shotgun sequence:
- the dap3 gene encoding small ribosomal subunit protein mS29: MNLHKLPLRLRPSVTQKIRHLHISRSGQQLEAVAVETASAEPNRLSVFRTSEQDPACHSNQHAGQYYTLPQTHIPTLFPHGLPPRFQLQMKTFNEGSVMVRHPALELISYLKKADYSNPALRYVLYGVTGSGKTMSLCHALHYCYTQGWLILHIPDAHLWVKNCKELLPSSSRPSRFDQPLQASQWLKNFKMTNERFLSKIKTTQRYVWTKRESTEEGRTLGELVDQGVNRVKSSSDVVGAVMRELRLQAGAEGTFKLAVAVDGVNALWGKTSLKKEDRTVCEPEELTLIHNLRKMLKNDWSGGAILTAMSQTGSLFTPRSAYLPAELLGEEGFDNMEPFVPISVSTYDEKEFESCYLYYLDRNWLQHPHSLTEEGKKELIFLSNKNPSILERLCAFL; this comes from the exons ATGAATCTGCACAAATTGCCCTTGCGATTGCGTCCATCA GTAACACAGAAGATAAGACACCTCCACATAAGTAGAAGTGGCCAACAGTTGGAGGCGGTTGCTGTGGAGACGGCATCAGCAGAGCCAAATCGGCTTTCAGTCTTCAGAACTTCAGAGCAAGACCCA GCATGCCATTCAAATCAACATGCTGGGCAATACTACACCCTTCCTCAGACTCACATCCCCACACTTTTCCCTCATGGTCTGCCTCCACGGTTCCAGTTGCAG ATGAAGACATTTAATGAAGGGAGTGTGATGGTGAGGCATCCAGCACTGGAGCTTATCTCATATCTTAAAAAAGCAGACTACAGCAACCCTGCCCTGCGTTATGTACTTT ATGGAGTGACCGGTTCGGGAAAGACCATGTCATTGTGTCATGCCCTGCATTACTGCTACACTCAGGGCTGGCTTATCCTGCACATACCTGATG CACACCTGTGGGTAAAGAACTGTAAAGAGCTGCTGCCTTCTTCTTCCCGCCCTTCACGTTTCGATCAGCCACTCCAGGCATCTCAATGGCTAAAGAACTTTAAAATGACCAATGAGCGCTTTTTATCTAAG ATAAAGACAACACAACGTTATGTGTGGACAAAGAGAGAAAGTACTGAGGAAGGACGAACTTTAGGGGAACTTGTTGATCAG GGTGTAAATCGAGTTAAAAGCAGTAGTGATGTGGTGGGTGCGGTGATGCGAGAGCTGAGGCTACAAGCAGGTGCCGAGGGGACCTTTAAGCTGGCTGTGGCTGTGGATGGAGTAAATGCTTTGTGGGGCAAAACATCTCTAAAGAAAGAGGACAGGACTGTG TGTGAGCCAGAGGAACTGACTCTGATTCATAATCTGAGGAAGATGTTGAAAAACGATTGG AGTGGAGGTGCCATTCTCACAGCTATGTCCCAGACAGGGTCACTTTTCACACCACGGTCTGCTTACCTTCCCGCAGAGCTACTAGGAGAG GAAGGGTTTGATAATATGGAACCATTTGTTCCCATATCTGTTTCCACATACGATGAGAAGGAGTTTGAGAGCTGTTATTTGTACTATTTAGACCGCAACTGGCTGCAGCATCCACACA GTCTAACtgaagaaggaaagaaagagctcatctttctcagcaacaaaaaTCCATCCATCCTGGAAAGATTGTGTGCTTTTTTGTAA
- the gba1 gene encoding lysosomal acid glucosylceramidase: protein MREAAVFILLIGVINILRADNYKECQALIFGHGSVVCACNSTYCDSVGRVQLPDPGQFLSFVSSKAGSRLLKSQGQFQKNSTGAALRITLNPNQKYQHIKGFGGAMTDAAAMNILSLSPGAQDQLLAQYFSPDGIEYSVVRVPMASCDFSTRLYTYADSPGDYELQNFTLSEEDIHMKIPLLQRAQALSARPLSLFASAWSAPAWLKTNGALIGKGSLIGKPGGKEHKTWAQYYIRFLEEYGKYNLSFWALTSGNEPTAGRMTNYSFQALGFTPETQRDWIALDLGPALHSSPFAKIRLMILDDQRLLLPYWAKIVLSDVHAARYVHGVGVHWYYDRIVPPDITLGTIHHLFPEYFLFATEACSGWNPADRGVRLGSWDRAEDYAHDIIQDLNNYVTGWTDWNLALDQGGGPNWVKNFVDSPIIVDQSKDIFYKQPTFYSMAHFSKFLWEGSQKVGVSISKSTVLELSSFIRPDGSAVLIILNRSEEEVQFEVWDQTLGFLTSTAPSHSILTLLWNRH from the exons ATGAGAGAAGCGGCTGTTTTCATTCTGCTCATTGGAGTTATCAATATTTTAAGAG CTGATAATTACAAAGAATGTCAAGCACTGATCTTTGGTCATGGCTCGGTCGTCTGCGCGTGCAATTCCACATATTGTGACTCAGTTGGACGGGTTCAGTTGCCAGATCCTGGTCAGTTTTTGTCGTTTGTTAGCAGTAAAGCTGGCAGCAGACTACTGAAGAGTCAAGGCCAGTTTCAGAAGAACAGCACAGGAGCAG CTCTCAGAATTACTCTGAATCCCAATCAGAAGTATCAACACATTAAAGGATTTGGGGGAGCCATGACAGACGCAGCAGCCATGAACATCCTCTCCCTGTCCCCTGGAGCTCAGGACCAACTGCTCGCACAGTATTTCTCCCCAGATG GTATCGAGTACAGTGTTGTGAGAGTGCCTATGGCCAGCTGTGATTTCTCAACTCGACTCTACACGTACGCTGATTCTCCAGGAGACTATGAGCTCCAAAATTTCACCCTGAGTGAAGAAGACATTCACATGAAG ATTCCCCTGCTGCAGCGGGCCCAGGCTCTCTCTGCTCGACCTCTGTCTCTGTTTGCCAGTGCCTGGAGCGCCCCTGCCTGGCTGAAAACAAATGGTGCACTAATAGGGAAAGGCTCCCTTATAGGAAAGCCTGGAGGCAAGGAGCATAAGACCTGGGCTCAGTACTATATCAG ATTTCTTGAGGAATATGGAAAGTATAATCTTTCATTCTGGGCATTGACTTCAGGCAACGAGCCAACCGCTGGTCGGATGACGAATTACAGCTTTCAGGCTTTAGGATTTACTCCGGAGACACAACGCGACTGGATCGCCCTGGATCTCGGTCCGGCGCTCCATTCCTCACCATTTGCCAAAATCCGCCTGATGATTCTGGATGATCAACGACTTCTCCTTCCATACTGGGCCAAAATT GTCCTGAGTGACGTACATGCTGCGCGCTATGTGCATGGTGTTGGCGTTCACTGGTACTATGATCGTATCGTACCTCCTGACATCACCCTAGGAACCATACACCATCTCTTCCCAGAGTATTTTCTGTTCGCAACAGAGGCGTGTTCTGGATGGAATCCGGCGGACCGGGGTGTGCGTTTAGGCAGCTGGGACAGAGCAGAAGACTATGCACATGACATCATACAG GATCTAAATAACTATGTAACAGGCTGGACAGACTGGAACTTGGCACTTGATCAGGGTGGTGGGCCAAACTGGGTAAAGAACTTTGTGGACAGCCCTATCATTGTGGACCAGAGTAAAGACATCTTCTACAAGCAGCCCACCTTCTACAGCATGGCCCATTTCAG CAAGTTCCTGTGGGAGGGGTCACAGAAAGTGGGCGTGTCCATTAGTAAGAGCACTGTCCTGGAGCTTTCGAGTTTTATCAGACCTGATGGTTCAGCTGTGTTGATCATTCTCAACAG GTCGGAAGAGGAGGTACAGTTTGAGGTTTGGGATCAGACGTTGGGCTTTTTGACATCAACCGCCCCATCTCACTCCATTCTCACTCTGCTGTGGAACAGACACTGA